In one window of Aythya fuligula isolate bAytFul2 unplaced genomic scaffold, bAytFul2.pri scaffold_68_arrow_ctg1, whole genome shotgun sequence DNA:
- the LOC116501691 gene encoding olfactory receptor 14C36-like, whose product MSNSSSITEFLLLAFADTRELQLLHFALFLGIYLAALLGNGLILTAVACDHRLHTPMYFFLLNLALLDLGCISTTVPKSMANSLRDTRAIAYAGCTAQVFFLLFFFGAEYSVLTIMAYDRYVAICQPLHYGTLLGSRACATMAAAAWGSGFLYALLHTANTFSLPLCYGNAVGQFFCEIPQILKLSCSDSYMREAGLLVVIVCLAFGCFVFIMLSYVQMFKVVLKMPSEQGQHKAFSTCLPHLAVVSLFISTGIFAYLKPPSISSPSLDLVMAVLYSLVPPALNPLIYSMRNQEIKDALRKLMK is encoded by the coding sequence atgtccaacagcagctccatcaccgaattcctcctgctggcattcgcagacacgcgggagctgcagctcctgcacttcgcgctcttcctgggcatctacctggctgccctcctgggcaacggcctcatcctcaccgcCGTAGCCTgtgaccaccgcctccacacccccatgtacttcttcctcctcaacctcgccctccttgacctgggctgcatctccaccactgttCCCAAATCCATGGCCAATTCCCTgagggacaccagggccattgCCTATGCAGGATGTACTGCCCAggtcttctttttattattcttttttggTGCAGAGTATTCTGTCCTCACCATCATGGCCTACGACCGCTACGTGGCCATTTGCCAGCCCCTGCACTATGGgaccctcctgggcagcagggcctgtgccaccatggcagcagctgcctggggcagtggttTCCTCTATGCTCTCCTGCACACTGCCaacacattttctcttcctctctgctaTGGTAATGCTGTGggccagttcttctgtgaaatcccccagatcctcaagctctcctgctcagactcCTACATGAGGGAAGCTGGGCTTCTTGTGGTCATTGTCTGTTTAGcctttggttgttttgttttcattatgctGTCGTATGTGCAGATGTTCAAGGTTGTGCTGAagatgccctctgagcagggtcAGCataaagccttttccacatgcctccctcacctggctgtggtcTCCCTATTTATTAGTACTGGGAtttttgcctacctgaagcccccctccatctcctccccatcctTGGACCTGGTgatggcagttctgtactcattggtgcctccagcactgaaccctctcatctacagcatgaggaaccaggagatTAAGGATGCCCTCAGGAAActgatgaaataa